One region of Apus apus isolate bApuApu2 chromosome 6, bApuApu2.pri.cur, whole genome shotgun sequence genomic DNA includes:
- the IFIH1 gene encoding interferon-induced helicase C domain-containing protein 1 isoform X1, with protein sequence MAEESRDQRFLYMISCFRPRLKQFIRVQPVLDRLPSLSPAEREKVRAAALQRGEVEGAEELLRAVERGPHGCGWFHEFLQALEQSGCSLAASYVNPSLSQLPSPAQEADHDLCVHLVQLLHSTLVDRMQTMQVAEQCLQMGIFQDEDLDRIQTVTDNRGNRDGARELLSRVVQKKGWFSPFLIALRETQHGQLADDLSGNTRGAENGQNGMKNSTNEETEATSQPGYAVVEDLKQQENVNDNFSSENSVLETSIGQNSVISESDVSIGNESVNNLNENLGQSCTTSDSDGDEVESRASPESDLILRDYQMEVAKPALNGDNIIICLPTGSGKTRVAVYITKDHLDKKKRASEPGKVIVLVNKVPLVEQHLRKEFHPFLKPWYQVIGLSGDSQLKISFPEVVKKNDVIICTAQILENSLINAGEEDEEGVHLSDFSLIVIDECHHTQKEGVYNNIMRRYLKEKMKNKKLAKENKLLIPQPQILGLTASPGVGGATSYSKAEEHILKICANLDACRIMTVEEHASQLKNQVKEPYKKTVIADDKRIDPFREKITEIMTAIQNYCQLYPKSEFGTQPYEQWVIKEERKAAKEEKRMGRVCAEHLKKYNDALQINDTIRMVDAYNHINNFYKEEKKKKTVRSDDDDDDDEEPAVSKQDETDKFLIGLFHANKKQLKELARKPEYENEKLIQLRNTLMEEFTKTEEPRGIIFTKTRLSAFALFQWIKDNPKFEEVGIKAHYLIGAGHNSETKPMTQNEQREVIDKFRGGNVNLLIATTVAEEGLDIKECNIVIRYGLVTNEIAMMQARGRARADESTYALVASSGSRAIEREDVNLYREKMMYKAIQRVQKMPQQEYLNKIQNFQLQSLVEKEMKAKRDQCKKYKKNPSLITFLCKNCHKLVCSGEDIQVIENMHHVSVKKDFQSLYHTRENKTLQDKDADYQINGEIICKDCGQAWGNMMVHRGLDLPCLKIKNFVVVFGDKKTTKGIYKKWGDLPIRFPSFDYAAHCPSGYED encoded by the exons ATGGCTGAGGAGTCCCGAGACCAGCGCTTCCTCTACATGATCTCCTGCTTCAGGCCGCGGTTGAAGCAGTTCATCCGGGTGCAGCCGGTGCTGGACCGGCTTCCCTCGCTGAGCCCAGCGGAGAGGGAGAAGGTGCGGGCGGCCGCCCTGCAGCGGGGCGAGGTGGAAGGGGCGGAGGAGCTGCTGCGGGCCGTGGAGCGGGGGCCCCACGGCTGCGGCTGGTTCCACGAGTTCCTGCAGGCGCTGGAGCAGAGTGGCTGCAGTCTGGCCGCCAGCTATGTGAACCCTAGCCTTAGCCAGCTCCCCTCACCTGCCCAGGAGGCTGACCATGACCTCTGCGTGCACTTGGTGCAGTTGCTTCACAGCACACTGGTGGACAGAATGCAGACCATGCAAGTGGCCGAGCAGTGCCTGCAGATGGGCATCTTCCAGGATGAGGACCTGGATCGG ATCCAGACTGTTACTGACAATCGTGGGAACAGAGATGGTGCAAGGGAGCTATTGAGCAGAGTAGTGCAGAAGAAAGGTTGGTTCTCTCCGTTTTTGATTGCTCTGCGCGAAACCCAACACGGACAGCTTGCAGATGATTTAAGTGGAAATACAAGAG gaGCAGAAAATGGACAAAATGGGATGAAGAACAGtacaaatgaagaaacagaagctaCAAGCCAACCAGGATATGCTGTTGTGGAGGATttgaaacagcaagaaaatgtgAATGATAATTTCAGCAGTGAAAACAGTGTATTGGAAACATCTATTGGACAGAATTCTGTCATTTCAG AGTCAGATGTCTCCATAGGAAATGAAAGTGTCAACAACTTGAATGAAAACCTGGGACAGAGCTGCACAACCAGTGATTCAG ATGGAGATGAAGTGGAGAGCAGAGCTTCACCTGAGTCAGATCTGATCCTGAGAGATTACCAGATGGAAGTTGCAAAGCCAGCACTGAATGGGGACAATATTATAATATGTCTCCCTACAGGCAGTGGTAAAACCAGAGTGGCTGTTTACATTACCAAAGATCACTTGGATAAGAAGAAAAGAGCATCAGAGCCTGGAAAAGTTATAGTACTTGTTAATAAG GTACCATTGGTAGAGCAGCATTTACGAAAGGAGTTTCATCCATTCCTGAAGCCATGGTATCAGGTTATTGGTTTAAGTGGTGATTCTCAGCTGAAAATCTCATTTCCTGAAGTCGTCAAAAAAAATGATGTAATCATCTGTACAGCACAGATCCTTGAGAATTCACTGATAAATGCAggagaagaagatgaagaaggTGTCCACTTATCAG acttttcgCTCATCGTTATCGATGAGTGTCATCACACTCAAAAGGAAGGTGTCTACAACAATATAATGCGACgttacttaaaagaaaaaatgaagaacaagaagctggcaaaagaaaacaaactactGATCCCACAGCCTCAGATTCTGGGACTTACAGCTTCACCTGGAGTAGGAGGTGCAACATCCTATTCAAAAGCTGAAGAACATATTCTGAAA aTCTGTGCCAATCTTGATGCATGTAGAATTATGACTGTTGAAGAGCATGCCTCCCAACTGAAGAATCAGGTGAAGGAACCATATAAGAAGACTGTGATTGCAGATGACAAAAGAAtt GATCCATTTAGAGAGAAAATTACTGAGATCATGACAGCCATTCAAAACTATTGCCAGCTCTATCCAAAATCTGAGTTTGGAACTCAGCCATACGAACAGTGGGTGattaaagaagagagaaaag ctgcaaaagaagaaaaacgCATGGGACGCGTCTGTGCAGAGCACTTGAAGAAATACAATGATGCTCTCCAGATAAATGACACCATCCGAATGGTGGATGCATACAATCACATAAACAACTTCtacaaggaggagaaaaaaaagaagacagtaaggagtgatgatgatgatgatgatgatgaagaacCAGCAGTATCAAAACAGGATGAAACAGATAAATTTCTAATAGGTTTATTTCATG caaataagaagcagctgaaagagtTGGCGAGAAAGCCGGAATATGAAAACGAGAAGCTAATACAGTTGCGAAACACTTTAATGGAGGAGTTCACAAAGACTGAGGAACCCAGAGGAATCATTTTCACAAAGACTCGGCTAAGTGCCTTTGCTCTATTCCAGTGGATTAAGGATAACCCAAAATTCGAAGAAGTGGGAATTAAGGCCCATTATCTTATTGGTGCTGGAcataacagtgaaacaaaacCCATGACTCAG aacgAACAGAGAGAAGTTATTGATAAATTCCGAGGTGGAAATGTGAATTTACTTATTGCTACTACTGTAGCTGAGGAAGGGCTAGACATCAAAGAGTGTAACATCGTTATTCGCTATGGCCTCGTCACCAACGAAATTGCTATGATGCAG GCTCGTGGTCGAGCTCGAGCTGATGAGAGTACCTATGCACTTGTGGCTTCGAGTGGCTCAAGAGCTATTGAACGTGAAGATGTTAATCTTTACCGTGAGAAAATGATGTATAAGGCCATTCAGCGTGTCCAGAAGATGCCGCAGCAAGAGTATTTAAATAAG ATTCAGAATTTCCAGTTACAAAGTctagtggaaaaagaaatgaaagcaaaacgAGATCAGtgcaagaaatacaagaaaaatcCTTCACTAATAACATTCCTATGCAAAAATTGCCACAAGCTGGTATGTTCTGGAGAAGACATACAAGTTATTGAAAACATGCATCATGTCAGTGTAAAAAAAGATTTCCA GAGTCTTTATCatacaagagaaaataagacaCTGCAAGATAAGGATGCCGATTACCAGATAAATGGGGAAATTATATGTAAAGATTGTGGACAA GCATGGGGAAATATGATGGTTCACCGAGGTCTTGACCTGCCTTGTCTAAAGATTAAAAATTTTGTGGTTGTGTTTGGAGACAAGAAAACAACGAAGGGTATCTATAAAAAATGGGGAGATCTGCCCATTCGGTTCCCTAGTTTTGATTATGCAGCTCATTGTCCTTCAGGATATGAAGACTGA
- the IFIH1 gene encoding interferon-induced helicase C domain-containing protein 1 isoform X2: MAEESRDQRFLYMISCFRPRLKQFIRVQPVLDRLPSLSPAEREKVRAAALQRGEVEGAEELLRAVERGPHGCGWFHEFLQALEQSGCSLAASYVNPSLSQLPSPAQEADHDLCVHLVQLLHSTLVDRMQTMQVAEQCLQMGIFQDEDLDRIQTVTDNRGNRDGARELLSRVVQKKGAENGQNGMKNSTNEETEATSQPGYAVVEDLKQQENVNDNFSSENSVLETSIGQNSVISESDVSIGNESVNNLNENLGQSCTTSDSDGDEVESRASPESDLILRDYQMEVAKPALNGDNIIICLPTGSGKTRVAVYITKDHLDKKKRASEPGKVIVLVNKVPLVEQHLRKEFHPFLKPWYQVIGLSGDSQLKISFPEVVKKNDVIICTAQILENSLINAGEEDEEGVHLSDFSLIVIDECHHTQKEGVYNNIMRRYLKEKMKNKKLAKENKLLIPQPQILGLTASPGVGGATSYSKAEEHILKICANLDACRIMTVEEHASQLKNQVKEPYKKTVIADDKRIDPFREKITEIMTAIQNYCQLYPKSEFGTQPYEQWVIKEERKAAKEEKRMGRVCAEHLKKYNDALQINDTIRMVDAYNHINNFYKEEKKKKTVRSDDDDDDDEEPAVSKQDETDKFLIGLFHANKKQLKELARKPEYENEKLIQLRNTLMEEFTKTEEPRGIIFTKTRLSAFALFQWIKDNPKFEEVGIKAHYLIGAGHNSETKPMTQNEQREVIDKFRGGNVNLLIATTVAEEGLDIKECNIVIRYGLVTNEIAMMQARGRARADESTYALVASSGSRAIEREDVNLYREKMMYKAIQRVQKMPQQEYLNKIQNFQLQSLVEKEMKAKRDQCKKYKKNPSLITFLCKNCHKLVCSGEDIQVIENMHHVSVKKDFQSLYHTRENKTLQDKDADYQINGEIICKDCGQAWGNMMVHRGLDLPCLKIKNFVVVFGDKKTTKGIYKKWGDLPIRFPSFDYAAHCPSGYED, encoded by the exons ATGGCTGAGGAGTCCCGAGACCAGCGCTTCCTCTACATGATCTCCTGCTTCAGGCCGCGGTTGAAGCAGTTCATCCGGGTGCAGCCGGTGCTGGACCGGCTTCCCTCGCTGAGCCCAGCGGAGAGGGAGAAGGTGCGGGCGGCCGCCCTGCAGCGGGGCGAGGTGGAAGGGGCGGAGGAGCTGCTGCGGGCCGTGGAGCGGGGGCCCCACGGCTGCGGCTGGTTCCACGAGTTCCTGCAGGCGCTGGAGCAGAGTGGCTGCAGTCTGGCCGCCAGCTATGTGAACCCTAGCCTTAGCCAGCTCCCCTCACCTGCCCAGGAGGCTGACCATGACCTCTGCGTGCACTTGGTGCAGTTGCTTCACAGCACACTGGTGGACAGAATGCAGACCATGCAAGTGGCCGAGCAGTGCCTGCAGATGGGCATCTTCCAGGATGAGGACCTGGATCGG ATCCAGACTGTTACTGACAATCGTGGGAACAGAGATGGTGCAAGGGAGCTATTGAGCAGAGTAGTGCAGAAGAAAG gaGCAGAAAATGGACAAAATGGGATGAAGAACAGtacaaatgaagaaacagaagctaCAAGCCAACCAGGATATGCTGTTGTGGAGGATttgaaacagcaagaaaatgtgAATGATAATTTCAGCAGTGAAAACAGTGTATTGGAAACATCTATTGGACAGAATTCTGTCATTTCAG AGTCAGATGTCTCCATAGGAAATGAAAGTGTCAACAACTTGAATGAAAACCTGGGACAGAGCTGCACAACCAGTGATTCAG ATGGAGATGAAGTGGAGAGCAGAGCTTCACCTGAGTCAGATCTGATCCTGAGAGATTACCAGATGGAAGTTGCAAAGCCAGCACTGAATGGGGACAATATTATAATATGTCTCCCTACAGGCAGTGGTAAAACCAGAGTGGCTGTTTACATTACCAAAGATCACTTGGATAAGAAGAAAAGAGCATCAGAGCCTGGAAAAGTTATAGTACTTGTTAATAAG GTACCATTGGTAGAGCAGCATTTACGAAAGGAGTTTCATCCATTCCTGAAGCCATGGTATCAGGTTATTGGTTTAAGTGGTGATTCTCAGCTGAAAATCTCATTTCCTGAAGTCGTCAAAAAAAATGATGTAATCATCTGTACAGCACAGATCCTTGAGAATTCACTGATAAATGCAggagaagaagatgaagaaggTGTCCACTTATCAG acttttcgCTCATCGTTATCGATGAGTGTCATCACACTCAAAAGGAAGGTGTCTACAACAATATAATGCGACgttacttaaaagaaaaaatgaagaacaagaagctggcaaaagaaaacaaactactGATCCCACAGCCTCAGATTCTGGGACTTACAGCTTCACCTGGAGTAGGAGGTGCAACATCCTATTCAAAAGCTGAAGAACATATTCTGAAA aTCTGTGCCAATCTTGATGCATGTAGAATTATGACTGTTGAAGAGCATGCCTCCCAACTGAAGAATCAGGTGAAGGAACCATATAAGAAGACTGTGATTGCAGATGACAAAAGAAtt GATCCATTTAGAGAGAAAATTACTGAGATCATGACAGCCATTCAAAACTATTGCCAGCTCTATCCAAAATCTGAGTTTGGAACTCAGCCATACGAACAGTGGGTGattaaagaagagagaaaag ctgcaaaagaagaaaaacgCATGGGACGCGTCTGTGCAGAGCACTTGAAGAAATACAATGATGCTCTCCAGATAAATGACACCATCCGAATGGTGGATGCATACAATCACATAAACAACTTCtacaaggaggagaaaaaaaagaagacagtaaggagtgatgatgatgatgatgatgatgaagaacCAGCAGTATCAAAACAGGATGAAACAGATAAATTTCTAATAGGTTTATTTCATG caaataagaagcagctgaaagagtTGGCGAGAAAGCCGGAATATGAAAACGAGAAGCTAATACAGTTGCGAAACACTTTAATGGAGGAGTTCACAAAGACTGAGGAACCCAGAGGAATCATTTTCACAAAGACTCGGCTAAGTGCCTTTGCTCTATTCCAGTGGATTAAGGATAACCCAAAATTCGAAGAAGTGGGAATTAAGGCCCATTATCTTATTGGTGCTGGAcataacagtgaaacaaaacCCATGACTCAG aacgAACAGAGAGAAGTTATTGATAAATTCCGAGGTGGAAATGTGAATTTACTTATTGCTACTACTGTAGCTGAGGAAGGGCTAGACATCAAAGAGTGTAACATCGTTATTCGCTATGGCCTCGTCACCAACGAAATTGCTATGATGCAG GCTCGTGGTCGAGCTCGAGCTGATGAGAGTACCTATGCACTTGTGGCTTCGAGTGGCTCAAGAGCTATTGAACGTGAAGATGTTAATCTTTACCGTGAGAAAATGATGTATAAGGCCATTCAGCGTGTCCAGAAGATGCCGCAGCAAGAGTATTTAAATAAG ATTCAGAATTTCCAGTTACAAAGTctagtggaaaaagaaatgaaagcaaaacgAGATCAGtgcaagaaatacaagaaaaatcCTTCACTAATAACATTCCTATGCAAAAATTGCCACAAGCTGGTATGTTCTGGAGAAGACATACAAGTTATTGAAAACATGCATCATGTCAGTGTAAAAAAAGATTTCCA GAGTCTTTATCatacaagagaaaataagacaCTGCAAGATAAGGATGCCGATTACCAGATAAATGGGGAAATTATATGTAAAGATTGTGGACAA GCATGGGGAAATATGATGGTTCACCGAGGTCTTGACCTGCCTTGTCTAAAGATTAAAAATTTTGTGGTTGTGTTTGGAGACAAGAAAACAACGAAGGGTATCTATAAAAAATGGGGAGATCTGCCCATTCGGTTCCCTAGTTTTGATTATGCAGCTCATTGTCCTTCAGGATATGAAGACTGA